The following are from one region of the Cytobacillus firmus genome:
- a CDS encoding tyrosine-type recombinase/integrase codes for MERNLFNNRKTIRRGRRSQERKVDLDLTLVEMFERFMVVKKSEGLGERTIEDYQTHFRYFYEFLEGDLPSDEISIDLFREYLAFMIHDKGLKPMTVNLRVRTIRAFMRFCYTEGYINEPIHEKFKPIKVPEDTIQSLTPGEVKLLISSIDDQYYASYRDKIMILVLLDTMVRISELLEIKRRNVDLKAGFIQLEAMDTKTRKARIVPLSSKSIKLLTEYMAETEDFGSELLFLTYDGRKLTANTFRRNMMEYGDRAGIKNKRVSPHTLRHTGALFYVMNGGDPFSLQKILGHSDMSMVRKYIQMTNSDVKRQHNSFSPLNRI; via the coding sequence ATGGAGAGAAATCTGTTTAACAACCGGAAAACAATAAGGAGAGGCCGCCGTAGCCAGGAACGGAAGGTAGATTTAGACCTAACCTTAGTTGAAATGTTTGAAAGATTTATGGTGGTAAAGAAATCAGAGGGATTAGGAGAGAGAACTATCGAGGATTATCAAACCCATTTTCGGTACTTTTATGAATTCCTAGAAGGAGACTTACCATCAGATGAAATCTCTATTGATCTATTCCGTGAATACTTAGCTTTCATGATCCATGATAAAGGGCTCAAGCCAATGACAGTTAATCTTAGAGTCCGGACTATCCGTGCTTTCATGCGCTTCTGCTATACAGAAGGTTACATTAATGAGCCTATTCACGAAAAGTTCAAGCCAATAAAAGTACCGGAGGATACCATTCAATCATTGACCCCTGGCGAGGTTAAGTTGCTCATTTCATCTATAGATGATCAGTATTATGCATCTTACAGAGATAAAATAATGATATTGGTCCTCCTGGATACAATGGTTCGTATATCAGAGTTGTTGGAGATCAAGAGAAGAAACGTTGATTTAAAGGCAGGATTTATTCAGCTTGAAGCGATGGATACAAAGACACGAAAGGCTCGTATTGTTCCTTTATCTTCCAAATCAATAAAACTTCTAACTGAATATATGGCAGAAACAGAGGACTTTGGATCGGAGCTTTTGTTCTTAACTTATGACGGCCGGAAATTAACTGCAAACACCTTCAGAAGGAATATGATGGAGTATGGCGATAGGGCAGGTATTAAAAATAAAAGGGTGTCACCACATACTTTAAGACATACAGGAGCCTTGTTTTATGTAATGAATGGAGGCGATCCATTTAGCTTACAAAAGATATTAGGCCACAGTGATATGAGTATGGTTCGTAAATATATTCAGATGACTAATTCAGATGTGAAACGTCAGCACAATTCATTTAGCCCCTTAAATAGAATTTAA
- a CDS encoding CcdC family protein: MDFVLISSIGAVFMAIFAMFIRMKAAKKPASAKKIILPPIFMSTGALMFTVPYFRVTPLEILEAATVGMLFSILLIKTSSFEIRDSEIYLKRSKAFAFILIGLLVARIIGKIALSSTIDYGQLSGMFWILAFSMIVPWRIAMYMNYRRLHHELNGSGNPKTT, encoded by the coding sequence ATGGACTTTGTATTAATTTCATCAATCGGTGCCGTATTTATGGCAATCTTCGCTATGTTCATCCGCATGAAGGCTGCAAAAAAGCCGGCTTCGGCAAAGAAAATCATCTTGCCGCCGATTTTTATGAGCACAGGTGCTCTTATGTTTACCGTTCCTTATTTTCGTGTTACTCCATTGGAGATCCTGGAAGCAGCCACAGTTGGAATGCTGTTTTCCATCCTTTTAATTAAAACATCCTCCTTTGAAATCAGGGACAGCGAAATTTATCTGAAGCGCTCCAAAGCATTTGCTTTTATATTAATAGGGTTGCTTGTAGCCCGCATCATTGGAAAAATAGCTCTTAGCTCAACCATCGACTATGGACAGCTGAGCGGCATGTTCTGGATTCTCGCATTTTCGATGATTGTACCGTGGAGAATTGCCATGTATATGAATTATCGGAGGCTTCATCACGAGCTGAACGGATCGGGAAATCCCAAAACAACTTAA
- a CDS encoding YneF family protein yields MGMYILVGVLALLAGVALGFFIARKYMMSYLEKNPPINEQMLKMMMMQMGMKPSQKKINQMMNAMNKQTGK; encoded by the coding sequence ATGGGTATGTACATTCTAGTTGGTGTACTGGCGCTTCTTGCCGGTGTAGCACTAGGATTTTTCATTGCTCGAAAATATATGATGAGCTACCTTGAGAAAAATCCGCCAATTAATGAACAAATGCTTAAAATGATGATGATGCAAATGGGCATGAAGCCATCTCAAAAGAAGATCAACCAAATGATGAATGCCATGAACAAGCAGACTGGCAAGTAA
- a CDS encoding ABC transporter ATP-binding protein has product MEKTPIMKEKEQRKVLFRLLSYTKPHKKTITLAFSLLLLTTIGDILGPILVKIFIDDYLTPGNLVFEPLFALGAAYLGIQIMNVLVSYFQLLKFQEIALKIIQQLRVDVFSKVQSLGLKYFDKTPAGSIVSRVTNDTEAIKDMFVSVLVTFIQGAFLLTGIFVAMFILNVKLALFCLVILPILFMIIRTYRKYSSVFYMDLRERLSELNAKLSESLQGMSIIQVFRQDRRLRKEFGDINEQHYKAGMRNIKMDGLLLRPAIDLVYVLALIIVLSFFGISSFNSPIEIGVLYAFVSYLDRFFEPVNQIMMRLSMYQQAIIASSRAFALLDEKEAAPAQEACNSAEIKEGEIEFRNICFSYDGERDVLKNISFSAKPGETVALVGHTGSGKSSIINLMMRFYEYERGDILIDGRSIKSYPAEELRTKMGLVLQDPFLFYGTIKDNIMLHNESMTDAEIEAAAQFVQAHPFIERLEGGYDHPVVERGSTFSSGQRQLIAFARTIAANPKILVLDEATANIDTETEEAIQTALKEMRKGRTTIAIAHRLSTIQDAELILVLHQGEIVEKGTHQELLAKRGLYHKMYLLQNGSAEKVEDAAG; this is encoded by the coding sequence ATGGAAAAGACACCGATTATGAAGGAAAAAGAGCAGCGAAAGGTCCTTTTCCGGCTGCTTTCCTATACAAAACCGCATAAAAAAACAATCACACTTGCCTTCAGTCTGCTTCTGTTAACAACGATTGGAGACATCCTGGGTCCGATTCTTGTTAAGATTTTTATCGATGATTATTTAACACCTGGAAATCTGGTTTTTGAGCCGTTATTTGCCCTGGGTGCAGCCTATCTGGGCATTCAGATCATGAATGTGCTGGTATCCTATTTTCAGCTGCTCAAATTTCAGGAAATCGCGCTGAAAATCATTCAGCAGCTGCGTGTGGATGTCTTTTCAAAGGTACAGTCACTGGGTTTAAAGTACTTTGATAAAACGCCGGCGGGAAGTATTGTTTCCCGGGTTACCAATGATACAGAGGCGATTAAAGATATGTTTGTCAGTGTCCTGGTTACCTTCATTCAGGGAGCCTTCCTTCTGACAGGGATCTTTGTGGCGATGTTTATCCTGAATGTGAAGCTTGCCCTGTTTTGTCTGGTAATTCTCCCGATTCTTTTTATGATTATCCGGACTTACCGCAAATACAGCTCTGTTTTCTATATGGACCTAAGGGAAAGGCTGAGTGAGCTGAATGCAAAACTGAGTGAATCACTGCAGGGAATGTCGATCATCCAGGTATTCAGACAGGATAGAAGGCTGCGAAAGGAATTTGGCGATATTAATGAGCAGCATTATAAGGCAGGGATGCGCAATATCAAAATGGATGGTCTGCTGTTAAGACCGGCCATTGACCTCGTGTATGTTCTGGCACTTATTATTGTATTGAGCTTCTTTGGGATTTCTTCTTTTAACAGTCCCATTGAAATCGGTGTGCTGTATGCCTTTGTAAGCTATCTGGACCGCTTTTTTGAGCCTGTGAATCAGATTATGATGAGGCTTTCCATGTATCAGCAGGCCATCATTGCCTCTTCAAGAGCGTTTGCGCTGCTGGACGAAAAGGAGGCTGCCCCAGCACAGGAGGCCTGCAATTCTGCTGAAATCAAGGAGGGAGAGATTGAGTTCAGGAACATCTGCTTCTCCTATGACGGCGAACGGGATGTTTTAAAAAACATCTCATTTTCTGCCAAACCGGGTGAAACCGTTGCCCTCGTAGGCCATACCGGCAGCGGCAAAAGCTCTATCATTAATTTAATGATGCGATTCTATGAATATGAACGCGGTGATATACTAATTGACGGAAGAAGCATTAAGTCATACCCAGCAGAAGAATTGCGTACAAAAATGGGTCTCGTCCTTCAGGATCCTTTCCTTTTTTACGGGACGATCAAGGATAACATCATGCTGCATAATGAAAGTATGACAGATGCTGAGATTGAAGCTGCAGCTCAGTTTGTTCAGGCTCATCCTTTTATAGAAAGGTTGGAAGGCGGTTATGACCATCCGGTAGTGGAGAGGGGATCGACTTTTTCAAGCGGGCAAAGACAGCTTATTGCTTTTGCAAGAACGATTGCTGCCAATCCGAAAATTCTTGTACTGGATGAAGCAACAGCTAATATTGATACTGAAACAGAAGAAGCCATTCAGACAGCACTGAAAGAAATGAGAAAGGGCCGCACGACGATTGCGATTGCTCATCGCTTGTCTACCATACAGGATGCCGAATTGATTCTCGTTCTTCATCAAGGGGAAATAGTAGAAAAAGGAACGCATCAGGAATTGCTTGCGAAGCGGGGATTGTATCATAAAATGTACCTGCTGCAGAATGGATCTGCTGAAAAAGTGGAGGATGCAGCAGGTTAA
- a CDS encoding aspartyl-phosphate phosphatase Spo0E family protein, with product MCKQELLTLIEQKRTELIQVAMKSGLSSAAAIRYSQELDALLNEYNRSFIKKVQTH from the coding sequence ATGTGTAAACAGGAACTGCTTACATTAATCGAACAAAAAAGAACAGAGTTAATTCAAGTGGCCATGAAAAGCGGCTTAAGCTCTGCCGCAGCAATCCGATACAGCCAGGAATTGGATGCCCTATTAAATGAATATAACCGAAGCTTCATTAAAAAAGTGCAGACACATTAA
- the sirA gene encoding sporulation inhibitor of replication protein SirA, whose amino-acid sequence MRAYQLYLIEDEFASHYFGRERMFFQLFEEYERSSGEMKAILSKQIDFVTKPIPGLKVHQYIHQQLQRKKDFIIEKSAYYIEMSKRSRAKLEVFERSLVLEAAGSYEAETVFFEVLRKSESSFLAVDLQHKRYGWLKPIKERKFV is encoded by the coding sequence ATGAGAGCTTATCAATTGTATTTAATAGAAGATGAATTTGCGTCCCATTATTTTGGCAGAGAGCGGATGTTTTTTCAGCTGTTTGAAGAGTATGAGCGTTCGTCAGGTGAAATGAAGGCTATTCTATCGAAGCAAATTGATTTTGTGACTAAGCCGATCCCGGGTTTAAAAGTGCATCAATATATCCACCAGCAGCTTCAGAGAAAAAAAGACTTTATCATAGAAAAAAGTGCATACTATATAGAGATGAGTAAAAGAAGCAGGGCGAAGCTTGAAGTTTTTGAACGGAGTCTGGTTTTAGAAGCGGCCGGCAGCTATGAGGCAGAGACAGTTTTTTTCGAAGTGCTGCGAAAAAGCGAGTCTTCCTTTCTGGCTGTTGACCTCCAGCATAAGCGCTATGGGTGGCTAAAACCGATAAAAGAGAGAAAGTTCGTCTAA
- a CDS encoding DUF2621 domain-containing protein — translation MLEGWFMYFILFWVVILISFFAIGGFFMFRKFLKRMPKEDGKSDLDWEEHYVNETRHLWQQREKDLLEDLVSPVPELFRDVARMKIAGKIGELAVNEKADQIDQDLLIRGYILATPKRDHKFLRKKLTEKQISITPYEHLF, via the coding sequence ATGCTAGAAGGCTGGTTTATGTATTTTATATTGTTCTGGGTTGTCATTCTGATTTCGTTCTTTGCGATTGGCGGTTTTTTTATGTTCCGCAAGTTTTTAAAGCGCATGCCGAAAGAAGACGGCAAATCGGATTTGGATTGGGAAGAGCATTATGTCAATGAAACGCGGCATTTATGGCAGCAGAGGGAAAAAGATTTGCTGGAGGATCTCGTAAGTCCAGTTCCTGAACTATTCAGGGATGTTGCAAGAATGAAGATTGCCGGCAAAATTGGAGAACTTGCTGTAAATGAAAAGGCAGATCAAATTGATCAGGACCTTCTGATTCGAGGCTATATTCTAGCCACGCCGAAACGGGACCACAAATTTCTGCGCAAGAAGTTGACAGAAAAACAGATAAGTATCACGCCATATGAACATTTATTCTAA
- a CDS encoding HNH endonuclease has product MTFNHGLKPSDELNNKGLMDTFRVAVSSGMRRSKYANALILVSDHTKATYEDRWIGDVFHYTGMGLEGDQSLDYAQNKTLNNSNTNGVTLYLFEVFLAGRYKYIGEVYLAGEPYEEIQPDKNGIPRTVYVFPLKVKEGQPEVIVPISELNAKEEFQERKAKRLSDEELKKRAKYAPKKPGTRPVSGSGFERNAYVTEYAKRKANGICQLCNQPAPFKDKKGKPYLETHHIIWLANGGDDTIENTIAICPNCHRKMHSLNLPEDVRKLQQRAMS; this is encoded by the coding sequence ATGACATTTAACCACGGATTAAAACCTTCGGATGAATTAAATAATAAAGGCTTAATGGATACTTTTAGAGTGGCTGTATCAAGCGGCATGAGAAGATCGAAATACGCCAACGCTCTTATACTAGTTTCTGATCACACAAAAGCAACATATGAAGATCGTTGGATTGGGGATGTTTTTCATTATACAGGTATGGGGTTAGAAGGGGATCAAAGTTTAGACTATGCTCAAAACAAGACACTAAACAACTCCAATACAAATGGTGTAACGTTGTATTTATTTGAGGTCTTTCTTGCCGGCCGTTATAAATATATTGGGGAGGTTTACTTGGCAGGAGAACCTTATGAAGAAATACAACCTGATAAAAATGGAATTCCGCGTACGGTTTACGTTTTCCCGTTAAAAGTAAAAGAGGGTCAACCCGAGGTTATAGTTCCTATTTCAGAATTGAATGCGAAGGAAGAGTTTCAAGAGAGAAAAGCAAAGCGCCTTAGTGATGAAGAATTAAAAAAGAGGGCTAAGTACGCTCCTAAGAAACCTGGTACACGGCCGGTGTCGGGGAGTGGTTTTGAAAGAAACGCCTACGTTACTGAATACGCGAAGAGAAAGGCAAATGGTATCTGCCAACTATGTAATCAACCTGCCCCGTTTAAAGATAAGAAGGGCAAACCTTATTTGGAAACGCATCATATCATTTGGTTGGCAAACGGGGGAGATGACACGATAGAAAATACCATTGCCATTTGTCCTAATTGCCACAGGAAAATGCATTCATTAAATCTCCCAGAAGATGTTCGGAAACTTCAGCAAAGAGCAATGAGTTAG
- a CDS encoding ribbon-helix-helix domain-containing protein, which translates to MKTKLKNRQYFSSTLRNDLVSELDQLHKDTGIPKSKLLDQAVELLLKHHQRRIKGCY; encoded by the coding sequence ATGAAAACTAAGCTTAAGAACCGGCAGTATTTTTCAAGTACCTTAAGAAACGACCTGGTAAGCGAATTGGATCAGCTTCATAAAGATACAGGCATTCCTAAATCTAAATTGCTCGATCAGGCGGTTGAACTGCTCTTAAAACATCACCAAAGGAGGATAAAGGGGTGTTATTAA
- a CDS encoding cytochrome c biogenesis CcdA family protein — protein sequence MTDLNVFIALGAGFLSFVSPCCLPLYPAFLSYITGMSVGEIKEENAMMQRRSMLHTLFFLIGFSAIFIAIGFGTTMLGQFFQQYQDLIRQIGAIFVFIFGLLIVGIIKPEFLMKERRFEFKNRPSGLLGSVLIGMAFAAGWTPCTGPILGAVWSLAVSNPNSAMVYMIAYILGFAIPFFVLSFFIGKMQWIRRNSAKIMKIGGVLMMIMGVVLFFDWMTKIIIFLSPLFGGFTGF from the coding sequence ATGACAGATTTGAATGTATTTATTGCATTAGGTGCAGGGTTTTTAAGCTTTGTTTCACCTTGTTGCCTGCCATTATATCCGGCCTTTTTATCGTATATCACCGGAATGTCTGTAGGGGAAATTAAAGAAGAAAATGCGATGATGCAGAGAAGGAGCATGCTTCATACACTATTCTTCCTGATCGGATTTTCGGCCATTTTTATCGCAATTGGGTTTGGAACAACCATGCTTGGTCAATTCTTTCAGCAATACCAGGATTTAATCAGGCAAATTGGCGCCATCTTTGTATTTATCTTTGGATTATTAATTGTAGGCATTATTAAGCCTGAATTTCTTATGAAAGAAAGGCGGTTTGAATTTAAGAATCGTCCATCAGGCCTTCTGGGATCTGTTCTGATCGGAATGGCATTCGCAGCAGGCTGGACCCCATGTACAGGTCCAATTTTAGGGGCGGTTTGGTCATTAGCTGTCTCAAATCCGAATTCTGCAATGGTTTACATGATTGCCTATATTCTTGGCTTTGCTATTCCATTCTTTGTTCTTTCCTTCTTCATCGGGAAAATGCAATGGATCAGGCGAAACAGCGCCAAGATTATGAAAATCGGCGGTGTGTTGATGATGATTATGGGTGTAGTATTATTCTTTGACTGGATGACAAAAATCATTATCTTCCTTTCACCGTTATTTGGCGGATTTACTGGTTTCTAA
- a CDS encoding ABC transporter transmembrane domain-containing protein, with protein sequence MKVFWDLLWFFKQEKKAYVNGIILLLFVALLQLVPPKVVGIVVDSIKNGELTAKALLMWVGLLAAVALMMYVLRYYWRIMIFGSAVKLSKLLRNRLYQHFTNMSQSFYQKKRVGDLMAHATNDLQAIQQTAGAGVLTFVDSLATGGFVIIAMAATISWKLTLICLIPMPFMALLTSWYGTLLHKRFHKAQEAFSSLNDKTQESVSGIKVIKTFGQEKEDIEDFRRQSEDVVQKNISVARVDSLFDPTISIIVGISFFLSIAFGSRYVIAGEMTIGQLVSFTTYLGLLIWPMLAFGWLFNIVERGRASYDRVSALLAEEIDIKNDEAGINEVPSGDIEYRIEKFAYPGEHEALLKEIHFRLERGETLGVAGKTGAGKTTLLKLLIREFEGYKGEILFAGHPINRYKIEKLREAIGYVPQEHFLFSATVAENIAFTRPDADFEDIYAAAKLANIHEDILEFTDGYKTVVGERGVSLSGGQKQRISIARALMMNPEVLILDDSLSAVDAKTEEAILSSLRSERSGKTTIITAHRLSAIQHANLILVLDEGRIVQRGTHAELMAEDGWYKNMYLRQQLEELVEHGG encoded by the coding sequence ATGAAGGTTTTTTGGGATTTGTTGTGGTTTTTTAAACAGGAGAAAAAGGCTTATGTAAACGGGATAATTCTGCTGTTATTCGTGGCTCTGCTTCAGCTGGTCCCGCCAAAGGTTGTCGGCATTGTGGTCGATTCGATTAAAAATGGCGAGCTGACTGCAAAAGCATTATTAATGTGGGTTGGACTTCTTGCTGCTGTTGCCCTCATGATGTATGTGCTCCGCTATTACTGGCGGATTATGATTTTCGGTTCAGCCGTAAAGCTGTCCAAACTCCTGCGCAACAGACTTTATCAGCATTTTACGAATATGTCACAGTCCTTCTACCAGAAAAAGCGGGTGGGAGATTTAATGGCTCATGCAACCAATGATCTGCAGGCCATTCAGCAGACGGCAGGAGCTGGTGTCCTTACCTTTGTAGATTCACTGGCGACAGGCGGTTTCGTAATCATCGCCATGGCAGCAACAATCAGCTGGAAGCTGACGCTGATCTGTTTGATTCCGATGCCCTTCATGGCACTTCTCACAAGCTGGTATGGAACACTTCTTCATAAACGGTTCCACAAAGCACAGGAGGCTTTTTCTTCACTGAATGACAAAACTCAGGAAAGTGTTTCAGGAATTAAAGTCATTAAAACATTCGGCCAGGAAAAAGAAGATATTGAAGATTTCCGCAGGCAGTCTGAAGATGTAGTGCAAAAAAACATTTCTGTTGCACGGGTTGATTCTTTGTTTGATCCGACGATCAGTATTATTGTAGGGATTTCTTTCTTCCTGTCAATTGCATTTGGATCAAGATATGTTATTGCAGGAGAGATGACAATCGGGCAGCTGGTTTCATTTACTACCTATCTTGGTCTCCTGATTTGGCCGATGCTGGCATTTGGCTGGCTGTTCAATATTGTCGAGAGAGGCCGCGCCTCCTATGATCGAGTCTCTGCTCTTCTTGCAGAAGAAATCGATATTAAGAATGATGAGGCTGGAATCAATGAAGTTCCAAGTGGTGATATTGAGTACAGGATTGAGAAGTTCGCCTATCCGGGTGAACATGAAGCGCTGCTTAAAGAAATTCATTTTAGACTGGAAAGAGGAGAGACTCTCGGCGTAGCAGGTAAAACGGGTGCTGGCAAAACGACATTGCTGAAGCTATTGATCCGTGAGTTTGAAGGCTATAAAGGTGAAATTCTTTTTGCCGGACATCCAATAAATCGCTATAAAATCGAAAAACTGAGGGAAGCGATTGGCTATGTCCCGCAGGAGCACTTCCTGTTCTCGGCCACCGTTGCTGAAAATATCGCTTTCACAAGGCCGGATGCAGACTTTGAAGATATTTATGCGGCAGCAAAACTGGCCAATATCCATGAAGATATTCTCGAATTCACAGATGGCTATAAAACCGTTGTGGGTGAAAGAGGGGTCTCGCTTTCCGGTGGGCAGAAGCAGCGTATTTCCATTGCACGAGCACTTATGATGAATCCGGAAGTATTGATTTTGGATGACTCCCTTTCTGCTGTTGATGCGAAAACTGAGGAAGCAATTCTTTCTTCATTGCGGTCCGAGCGGTCTGGCAAGACAACGATTATTACTGCTCACCGGCTGAGTGCCATTCAGCATGCGAATCTAATATTAGTGCTGGATGAAGGAAGGATCGTTCAGAGGGGAACTCATGCTGAACTAATGGCTGAAGACGGCTGGTATAAAAATATGTATCTGCGGCAGCAGCTGGAGGAGCTTGTAGAGCATGGGGGATAA
- a CDS encoding response regulator translates to MARILIVDDAKFMRVTLSSILKKADHEIVGEGENGKEAVDLFANLKPDLVMMDITMPEMSGLEAVREIKRDNPNAKVIMCSAMGQQKVVVESIEAGAKDFIIKPFDEGRVLEAVNRVLS, encoded by the coding sequence GTGGCGAGAATTTTAATAGTTGATGATGCGAAGTTTATGAGGGTTACGCTGAGCAGCATTCTGAAAAAAGCCGACCATGAAATTGTGGGAGAAGGGGAAAACGGAAAGGAAGCCGTGGACCTATTCGCAAATCTGAAGCCGGATCTGGTGATGATGGATATTACGATGCCAGAAATGAGCGGGCTTGAGGCAGTCCGGGAAATTAAGAGGGACAACCCTAATGCAAAAGTTATCATGTGTTCAGCCATGGGCCAGCAGAAGGTAGTGGTTGAATCCATTGAAGCCGGCGCGAAGGATTTTATAATAAAACCATTTGATGAAGGCCGTGTATTAGAAGCGGTAAATCGGGTATTAAGTTAA
- a CDS encoding DUF6376 family protein, with product MKKLILLGLLTVSMILSGCSVLGEVNNSIGYVNEATEHINTLSDFAEEAPQLIQEASADPALKQELEDRLMTLKQEVEEFIALQDIPTLAEDVHQELVTQNEAILAEINKVLEDGSLALDQLEKSELFTTIKEATSLINRIEALGQ from the coding sequence ATGAAAAAATTAATTCTATTAGGGCTCCTTACCGTTTCCATGATATTAAGCGGCTGTTCGGTCTTGGGAGAAGTGAATAACTCCATTGGCTATGTTAATGAAGCGACTGAGCATATCAATACATTAAGCGACTTTGCCGAAGAGGCGCCGCAACTGATTCAGGAGGCGTCAGCGGACCCGGCATTAAAGCAGGAACTCGAAGACAGATTGATGACACTTAAGCAGGAAGTTGAGGAATTTATCGCCCTTCAGGATATCCCGACACTTGCAGAAGATGTTCATCAGGAGCTGGTGACCCAGAATGAAGCGATTCTGGCTGAGATCAATAAAGTATTGGAGGACGGCAGCCTTGCACTCGATCAGCTGGAGAAATCAGAGCTGTTCACTACCATTAAGGAGGCAACAAGCCTGATAAACCGCATAGAAGCATTAGGGCAATGA
- a CDS encoding DinB family protein, translating to MTTKEVLLKQLSACLDQPNWFVPLSAAIGGLSAKEASYKSGTGNSIWQIVTHLTFWNDRYLTRFKELPLSQTHIANDETFKLNESVTDEDWHSAIKALQNGLTEWIKALEESSEDKLLSSAYKEPIESWSSVISNLTIHNAYHIGQIVEIRKMYGLWDPKNGVH from the coding sequence ATGACTACAAAAGAAGTCTTATTAAAACAGCTATCCGCCTGCCTCGACCAGCCCAATTGGTTTGTCCCGCTATCAGCTGCCATCGGAGGATTATCAGCAAAAGAAGCATCTTATAAGTCAGGAACCGGTAATTCCATCTGGCAGATTGTCACCCACCTTACCTTCTGGAATGACCGCTATCTAACCAGGTTCAAAGAATTGCCGCTCTCCCAAACCCATATCGCCAATGACGAAACTTTCAAGCTCAATGAATCCGTTACTGACGAGGATTGGCATTCTGCCATAAAAGCTCTTCAAAATGGCTTGACTGAGTGGATCAAAGCCCTTGAAGAAAGCAGTGAAGACAAGCTTCTCTCCTCCGCCTATAAGGAACCGATCGAATCCTGGTCGTCTGTCATTTCAAACTTAACCATCCACAATGCCTATCACATTGGCCAAATCGTAGAAATCCGGAAAATGTATGGACTATGGGACCCCAAAAATGGAGTCCATTAA
- a CDS encoding DUF6731 family protein has protein sequence MARKYVRFNYFEVQLVPAPIALREELVEGYQDIRFNDEDEQDVADVWNMAPFLDYLMTHRDTFDTNVEMGDEYAEIETDSYLYDDRRNLYSFQLSKLRDKNIPSKKRFGEIKEEILLEQDEFIGEFVSVIYDNVYNSVALQSNLYGLSVRQTENVLTQLRFRYLDDTGRADEIPLVVRLAPIIDRSKIQRVIRADYYKKVRIKGSNVMLDAELGEQSMLGDARRLLNEVAGVNIDLTISLGRAERTASLNDLRIRELIEVYTELPEEHRPQIELTALENEEAEIETINLLEPRMTDRITIEIAPRTTVAHEYLCNTFLETAYDQRRPDIRRVLMPIGPE, from the coding sequence ATGGCTAGAAAATATGTAAGATTTAATTATTTCGAGGTTCAATTAGTACCTGCACCAATAGCATTAAGGGAAGAATTAGTAGAGGGTTATCAAGATATTCGATTTAATGATGAAGATGAACAAGATGTTGCTGATGTTTGGAACATGGCTCCTTTTCTAGATTATTTAATGACACATCGAGATACTTTTGATACGAATGTTGAAATGGGGGATGAATACGCTGAAATTGAAACTGATTCATACCTGTATGATGATAGAAGAAATCTATATAGCTTTCAATTATCAAAACTTAGGGATAAAAATATTCCTTCAAAGAAAAGGTTTGGAGAAATAAAAGAAGAGATATTATTAGAACAAGATGAGTTTATCGGTGAGTTCGTTTCAGTAATTTATGATAATGTATATAATTCAGTGGCTCTACAATCTAACTTATATGGATTGTCGGTTAGACAAACTGAAAACGTATTGACCCAATTAAGGTTCAGATATTTGGACGATACCGGAAGAGCAGATGAAATACCTTTGGTAGTAAGACTAGCTCCTATTATAGATAGATCAAAAATTCAAAGAGTAATAAGGGCTGACTATTACAAAAAAGTTCGTATTAAGGGTTCAAACGTAATGCTAGATGCAGAGCTTGGAGAACAAAGTATGTTAGGTGATGCTAGAAGGCTATTAAACGAAGTAGCTGGAGTGAATATAGACTTAACAATCTCTTTAGGAAGAGCAGAAAGAACGGCCTCATTAAATGATCTTAGGATAAGAGAATTGATAGAAGTCTACACTGAACTTCCCGAAGAACATAGGCCTCAAATTGAGCTTACCGCTTTGGAAAATGAAGAAGCAGAAATTGAGACGATAAATTTATTGGAACCAAGAATGACTGATAGAATCACAATTGAAATTGCACCAAGAACAACTGTTGCTCATGAGTATCTTTGTAATACTTTTTTAGAAACAGCATATGATCAAAGGAGACCAGATATACGGAGGGTATTAATGCCAATCGGACCGGAGTGA